The DNA segment GTCGCAGAACCATAAACGTAAGAAACTTTACCACCGTCCAAACTTAAAAGAAATGCTATTCGTTAACATCTATGAACATAACCTTAACCGCGACGATCGCGATGATATGATTCGATCGGTTACAAATCGTCAAAAAGAATGCACTAGACTCTTACGACGCCCTGTATAAATATACGTATTCTCCAAGGATATCCGTTGTTTTATCTTCTTTCCTTAATAACGTAACAGTGATATATgtatctagaaaaaaaaaagagaaatcaGTTCTTCCTCGGACCGGGCCAACTGATTCAACTCATAAAAACTCGAATAATGACTTTTTTTTACGATTCTAAAGAgaaatattcttttattaaagAAATATGATTTTCCTAATATAgtcttatattaaatatataattcTTTATATCTGTtcatttttttcattaaatatttctttgtttcgtttctttcttctttttttttttgtttcctttCATTCGTCATACACGATAAACTGTTACGCCCGACAATTACGATTCAGTTTCACGCTCTCGACAAGATAAGCGCGGTATCATTTTTGGTCTTTGCAGAGCAATTTTATCGCTTCGGTCGTCTTTGGTAGAAGCACGCGTCTCCATGGAACGCTTATCCTCGTTATTcgatttttaaagaattttctCGGTCGCGTCTCTCTGTTCCCTGAGTCGGTGTACAACCATTTCAGTCTTCGCCGCCCCTCTTTAATGCCACACTTTCTTCTCACAGCAATCAACAAACCCTTCAGACTCCTTTCTCTTCGTCCTTAAAGGCTAATTCGACGCTCAGCGACTCACAGACTTGTTATCACGCGTTAAAGTAATCGCCGATCCCTAATAATCGCTAGTTGTCCTAATTCGAATACAAAATAAAGAAAAGAGGACACTAGACGACAATACGcgaaaaaaatacatcgaaaacgTAGAGTACGATTTTTTCGTACGAACCTTCGTTAAAGTCACGATCGAGGTTGAAGATGCGCGGGGCACGAGAATTCTTTCTCATTTCTCGAGACACTTAAGTCGATGTCTACGTATGTTACGATTTATAATATATCTTATCAACGAAGAATAGATATTATGTAAAAAAGAAAGAGGAAGAAAATACACAAGTCAAACTTATTTTGTATTGTAAAACCTGATCGAATACTTTAGAAGTTATACTAAAatgtatcaacatttttgaAATCTTGTTAGTAAGATTAGAGCCTAAAAAAATTACTGAGTTTTTGATAAATGTTATcgacattataaaaatataaattttctagTACTTCTTCAATCTCTCGAAGATGTTTGATAGATCGACACCAGCGCCGCGCACCTTCGTCGTCCATTTTCTCGAGAACGAAGCTTCGTAACGAAAGACCTCGTTCCACGTTTTCAATTTGCTTTTTCGCGAATTGCAAACAAATCCGCAAGTCACTCTACACAACCAATCGTCCAACAAAGACATTGAAAACTCACCAAAGAAGCAACTTCTTCTCGACGGCGTTCAGGTTCGACTCCGCTCTGCGGCGTGTGACCGACGTATCGAAAATGTTCAAACTGACTTTCGCGGGACAACGGTTTTGGACTAGAAGTTGTTCGAAGATTAGCGGAGGGGGATGGGGGGTGGGGGCAGCGGGGAGTCGAAGCCTGTCGCATTAAAAATTTCTACGAAAATAAATCTCGGTACTCTGAACGTTCGCAAACCTTTCGCTGATGAGCGCAACACTCTTCTGCTATATTTTTCTTCGCTGACAACGATTCGATGCTCCGTCCATTAAATCATTCTATATATAATTCTTGTTCATCGTTCGCAAACACGATCGAATCGAACTCGATTGGCTGCTCCGTAGACTCGGGGTCGGTGTTAACCGCGCGCCATATTGTTTCGCGCACGGATTTAGCCGACGAGGAGCGGGGGGTGGCCTTCACGCGGCCAATTAATTTCGTTCCGACCGTCACACCACGTAAACGCATTCGTACGAAACGAAGGAATTTCGAGAAACATATATAGTACTTGATGACCTCATCGACCCTATAATCTAACACCCTAGAATGTACACATGTATGTTTTTCGTGTGTCGTTCGTGTACaagtatgtatatatgtatatatagatatacatatatatatcctacgcgtgtgtatatatataattttttttttatataatatttttataaagattCAGGACTAAAAATCAATGTATAAGAATAGCATTCGATATATGCTAGTGAACAGAACCACCGTTTCGAATAGTCTGTAAAATCGACGCGCGCCGTGTCTCTCTCTCGTTCTCtcgctctctcgctctctcgctctctcgttctttctctctctctctctctctctctctctctcgctctctggTTCTCTCTCTGTTTCTCTCTCCCTCATGGCGCGCGCCTCTTCCGTTAAATAAATAAGTTTTCCTCGCCGTTCTCGATCCTCGAGAGACGTGCGAACCGCACACACCTACTCGAAATTGTCTTTCCTTCCACTCGCCGATCGGTGGCGAGCATCTGAGGCACATTTGCTATGTATtttcgggcagtggggggcaggGGGAGGAATGAGGAGGCGGATaagggtggaggagaaggagttTCACGGGAAGTCTTCACTCGAGATGGCGTCGTGCGCAGCTCGGAGCTCACCGTGGGATTCCCCTTTATCACGGAACGATTGAGGATAGGGGGCGAGTTGTTAAAAGGCGACTCGGGACGTCTAGGAACACGCCCGGGGAAACGATGAAGCGCTTCAAACGTTTACGGTTGATCACAGACAACGTGACAAAGAAATCAACGCAAAATGGAGACTCTGACGCGTTTAGGATCGGTCCCGATCTTCCCCGTGGTTTGCGGCAAGGCGAAATAGGACACTGTACAAATCGCGCGCTAAAGATCGGACCGCGATTACGTCGATGTTTCCCTCCCGTAATAAACAACGGTAAATTATATAGATGGGGGTCCTGTTAGCCGACTTCGATAATTGTGAAACACCTTAACAATTCGAAGTAATTTTTTTCTGTACGTGTTACCGTCGCTTTAGTGTCGGAGATATTCGTGAAAAATTGCTACTACTACATTGAATTCTGTAAACTTAAAGATTTCATTTAACCGACTTTAATAACAATGAATCGGTTTACCTAACCGAATGTAACTAATTAATTATCGGTCAATTATTTATCGCGAAGGCCTCGTCACTTGCACCTTAATGATGGTGTATTTATGAAATTAGCAAGGTTACTTTTACTATAAAATTGAGTGCATATCACGGCACACGCTTGAATATTCAAACTACTTGTAGATTTATAGGTTATCCTATAATTAACCTACGCTAAACTTCAAACTTAGCCAAAATCTTGAAAGTACAATATGTAACGTACAACATATTTTTGcgaatatcttggaaactaaaaTCGAGCGATGGTAACACGTAATAATTCATTCAAGttgcccagacctgacccagaccttaaTCTATATAATTACCTAAACAACGTTTATATTCGTATGAGAACacagcgcgtgtgtgtgtgtatatatacataCGCCTAAATATCGACGCGGGAGAGCTGAGCGAACATAGTACTCGCGATAGAAAATAATAGAAAGAAGCTTGACGGCCATCTTGATTGCCAGAATATTGTCTGTAAAGCATTTTGCTTTTTCGCGTCGATCGGGGTTCAGTTTTTATCAATCAATACTGAAACTACATCAATTTTACAGACGAAGACGCGAGGAAGTTGATGTGGATTCAAATTCTTTTATCAGTTTCAAAAATTTCACGGTTATGTCTTTTTTTAACACGTTGGTTGTGGTCACGTTGGGTCACTATTGACCGGTGCTTTGAATCTACGTGTATTTAAtacttgtaaattttttaataatgccATTGACATTAAGaatactataaaataataaatactccACTGaactatcgaatatttctattcatTAAGCTAGGAAAACTGGTGTGGCAGTTCACGTGTTAATGAAGCTACATAATTTCATGAAAATCATTCTACACTCTATGCAGTAATATTCTGTGGAACAACAGATAAATACTGTTTTAAGATGATAATTGTAAAATGTTCGTGATAATACGTAATTCGAGGATTCTTTAAAAATGGTAAGAAATATCTGTGATTGAtcgtctggaaaaaatatttcattccaCGTCGACTTCCTTGTACCTTCAGCAAGACACTTAACTGAACGTGGTGGCACTTGAACAAGACACATTAAGATACCTTAATTTAGATACCAACACTTAATATCTTCAGCCAGAAGTAATTGTCTGTATTCATTTAAACCATTCACGCTGTATAGGAGTATCACGATGAACATAGAAATTACTTTCTATAAGGTAAGGAAGCAGCGTAGTCCTTATTTTCTACTTGAAATACTATTTTCCACAGCTCCGATCGATAATACGTAATCCTAAGCATGGCATAAAATTAAACGTATCTACAATAATTTAAAGATTGCGATAAAGAACAGCGTCGTCCAAGGAACCCATTACGAATCGAGCACGAGTTTCTCAAAATTTCGGATCAAACTTAAAAATTAGCGTTTTTAATCCAACGCTTTGTATTGCACTGAAGACGTCGATCGGAGGATCACGATTTTTAAAGATTGCTCTCAATGTTTCCattaatttaagaaaattcTATTCGAAATATTTTCGATATAATTCATTGAATAATGTACAAAATAGCAAGACACGACTGATTTTTTTGCAGACATACTTGGTGCAAATCAACATATCATGATCAGATACTTACTTTCTCCCAATAATTTCTtgcgcatgcgttattctcaaaaacgcTTCGAATCAAACTTGTTCATCTTCGCGAGCACTTTAAAACCGTGTAAAAATTTCCATTAAGAGTGTTTAACGTTTCCTTAAAAGATCATCGTGCACGATACAAGCGAAACTCGGAGAAACGATGCTTCTCTAAAGTTGGATCCCCCAATCGTTTCAAAACGACGCGGCAAAACCGCGAACTGCAATTGTTCTTGGCCGAACGTAAatcaaacgaaacgaagttcgaAAAGGGAGTCCCTGGCCGCGGTTCCGTAAATAGGAATGACGCAATGATTTGCTCGCGCGCGAGCTTCGGAGGCAGCAACGTTGCAACATCACGTGAAATGCATAGGAGACACGAGGAGGTGCGAGCCTGCCGAACCGATTCGaagagacaaaaaaaaaaaaaaaataaagaaaaatagaaGAACATGATTTACTCCACTATGATAGTGGCGAGTCGTTTGGGCCGCTTCCCAGCCTTCTGTTTCCGATGGAGGTCCCTGGAGTCGCCGCACGAGGTCTCGCTCGACTCCGTCGAACCGCCGTCGCCATTTCCGGTCTGTTCCTCCAGTTTTCGCTTTCTGGACCTGGTCACGGGACCGATTCTGCTCTTGTGGATCCCGCTGTCCGCGTTCCTCTTGTGACGTTTCGATTGGGACtcgtcctcgtcgtcgtcgcGCTTGCGTCGTTTCTTCGGGGTGTCCTGTTGCGTGATCCTCGGCGAGTTGGAGTCGGAGGAGGACGACAGGGAGCTGAGGTACTCGTTGACCTTGTCCTCGCCGAAATCGAAGGCGCTCGGTTGGGCTGGGGAGGCTGAGGTGGCGGGGTTCGTCGCCGCGCTGGGCGGTCGCAGGAGCAGAACAGACGGGCTGGAGGAAGCCGTGGACGCGGAGGAGGACACGGAGCTGGAAGTGGACCGTTTGTGCAGCTTCCTCCTCTGCGCTAGCCGCGCGCCGTCCACCTCGCGCAGCCTGAAACCTTCCGGCTTCTCGAGGAAGCTGGCGGTCGTGTTGACATCCAACGTGATCACGTCAATGGAAGTACTGGATTCGGCCAGCCACGCGTGATTGGCTAACCCGCTCGCTGTCAGTCTTTTGGTCGGGTCGACGGTCAACAGACCCTTGGCGACCTGTTTCGCGAGGTTGGACACGTGGCTCCACGCCTCGCTGTCGAAATCGATCTCACCCGCTCTGATCCTGGTGGCCAGGTCCGGGGAGCCTGTTCTAAACAGTGGCTTCCCCGACAGCATGGAGTACAGGATGGCCCCGAGGCTCCAGAGGTCGCAGCTCTGGTCGTAGCCTTGTCGGGCCACCACTTCCGGCGCGGCGTACGGAAGCGTGAAACAGGGCGTGTGCAGAGGCTCGCAGCCACGTTTCACCCTGGCGAATCCAAAGTCTACGATCTTTACCGAGGAGTCCTCGCCATCGTGAGCGAAGACTATGTTCTCGGGTTTCAGATCTCTGTGCACCACGCCTCGCGAGTGCATGAAGCGCACAGCGGACGCCAGGTGTCGCATTATCCTGCCGGCCTGTTGCTCCGTGAAGGGTCGCGGCCTGCGCAACAGTTCGCCCCCGGATAACAACTCCATCACCAGGTACGTGTGAGCCCTGTCCTGATGGACCTCGACCAGCTTCACCACGTTCGGATGGCCCTGGCAGGTCCTCAGCAAGTTGGCCTCCCGTCCACAGTCGATCCTGCGACTGACGATCTTCACAGCGAACTCCTGCTGCGTTTTCCGATGCCTGCACTTGCGACAGACCGAGAAACTCCCGTCGCCGAGCGCCTCTTCGCGCGGGTCCAGCTCGTAGGTCTGGAAGAAGGTGGATTCCTCGAATCTGGCGGCCAGCACGTCCGACGCGGACGGTCGCTGGGACTCTGTGCTGGCTTTGGTCGCTTCTTTGAAGATGTCCTTGCTGACCACGTTGTCGCCGAAGAGAACAGAGGGCGCCACGTACGAGTAACCTCTGAAGATCTTGTCGTAATTGGGTGGCACGACCGCCGGACTATCCGCGGCTATCATTTTGGTGAACTCGTCGGAGAAGTTGCTGGTGTCCAGCTCGTGGGCAATGCGAGGAACGAAGGGCGGTGGGATCTGTCGTCTCTCCAGGGTCTGCCAGTTGAACGGAGGCGATGCTTTTCTAAAGAACGAATGATCCTTTAACTCTCTGGCGTCGTCGGGACCTCCGCCGAGCCTCTGTCGCGGATCCTTCACCAGCAAACGTAGGATAAAATCTTGTACGGTGGGACTCAGGTGGCTGGGGATGGGTGGATCCGTCTTCAGTATTCTTCGCGAGATATCCTGCTGGGTGTTCTTTTCTCCCTCGACCGTAAAAGGAGACGCGCCAGTCAGCAACTCGTACGTGAGCACGCCCACGCTCCACCAGTCCACCGCCTGAAAATTGTCAGTAATTCGATGGAATGTTTCACAGGGATTTCTGGATGCTTGGCGTCCTTGGGACGTTGCAACCTTCTGCACTGGATATGATTCAACGTTAACATTTAATGTAGACTGAAGAGTCAGAGTCTGAGAAGTCAGATTCAATGGTCAGAATTGTTTAAAAGCTACTTCCTTATAGCTTCTTGCAGTACTGAATCAACGAGGAATGAAATCCCAGTACAAAAGGTTCGAGTTTTAGGGCATACAACAGCGAGATGATAATCATCTTTTGTTTCGTCCAATTTTTCGGGGTACAGTTCTTTCGTTAATGGACGAAAATAAAATGTCACGTGATACGTTCGCGTGCCGTTAATGGAAGCTTCGATGACCGATTAAACGAAACAAACGTCGGGACGATAAACATTGTATTTGACAGTGACAAGCTGAAGCGCGATAACGAAGTTCCAAGAACAGAAGGGAACAAATCGTGACGTAAATTCATCCTGACTCACAATATCGTGGCCCGCGGAGCCCCCTCGTACCACTTCCGGTGCCATGTACTCGATAGTTCCGCAAAAGGAGTAAGCACGAGCGTTGCTGTCCCGTTCGTGCGGCAGAAACTCTTTGCTCAGCCCGAAATCTGTTAACACGATATGCCCTTCTCTGTCCAACAGAATGTTTTCTAATTTAATGTCCCTGTAAATAATTCCGAGCTGCAACAGAAAATTTCGTGGGCATCGTTAATATCGTACAAGAGGAAAGGGAACGTTGTGGCATTGATGCTAcaggtaatatacagggtgtctcgaaaaaaaaatttatcgaaataaaCTAGAAATATCTTGTGGTATACTTGAATGAAACTTTGATCAGAACGAAACACCCTGTACACAGATCGTTaaacatttataaaataaatattctcgAATTTATGATGGCggtatttttgcaaaagttcATCGTCAACAATACGCCAATCCAGTCTGCTCAAGGTGATCAGAGGTCACATTTGTAAACAATTCAAGAGCAAATTGtttgttaaaattgaaaatatttcgatCGAGTGTTCAACTTGTGCAGCATATAAAATGAAACTTGTATAAGTGAGCCCCTAATTGAGAGCAGCACggattgtaaataaaatttatagtacGAAACTAACCGttaaaaagagaaagaaaaaaaaaaagaaataaaattttggTACGGTGATACGATAAACGAAAGAATAGAATGCATTTCGATAGGGGAGAGAGAAAAATAAGATTTACTTTGTGCAGATGCTCTAGCGCCAAAATAACCTCTCCGATATAAATTCGCACTTCGTCCTCGGTGAAGTGTTCTCGTTGATACAAATGTGTAAAcaactccccgccgctgacataaTCTGCAAACGCAAACGATCATGTTGTTTAACCATTTTCAGAGCTAAATCGAACAATATTCTTCGAAGCACGGTGACGCCTGGTTCTATAAACACCTATTTGCGTACCGTCGCGAAGAATCAAAATGGCCGATCGAAAACACGAACGGCGtataaaaaagaaaagttaCTGAGACTTTAAAGCGTAACAATGTTTCCTTTATTCTACTCGTGTCTTTGAAATGCGTCGACGAAACGATGGGCTGTAACGCATGGAACGTCGAATATAATGTTTCTGCCATCAGTTTCTACCATATTGTCTAAACAAAAAGTCCCTAGGAGTTTTATCTCAATGAAAAGTATTTAATATGTTTTGCTTTGGATCGTTTCAATCATCAACTTGTATTCTTCTCTAGATAGAAAGTACCTAAAAGGCTTTTATATACATTTCTTTGATTGTCTGTCGATGTTTTCTAATACTACTCGAACAATCTAAAAAAAGGGAGAGAACTTTCTAGATCAGGAAGGTACAGGAAACGACTCAGAATTCATATAAAAAAGACATTTCATATTTCACTTTGCATCTTTTAAAACATCATCTGGTATTCTTTTGACGACAGAGGAATTCTAATGCatgaattcaaattttattGCTTCACTGCCAAGATTTATCACTCGCAGATTGATCATCCTTTCTGCTGCCTGAATATTTTGTCAAAGAGACTGCCTTGCGTAATCAAGAAGCTATAGAAAACATTCAGAATCCATAGAATCTGCTCCAAAGTTCATGCAGATGAAACTCGAAAGATCTGTATGATTCATTGGCGAAGAGTATTACACAGAAAGTGGTAATTAGAGCAGAACGTCCATTATCAAAAGTAGTAAGAGGACATTTTGGTTTGGACAGAAGAATACTTCTATTAGATTAATAATCAAAGCTTAAAAACTAAATTTCACTTTTggataatgaaaataaaatgattCTTGGTGATAATATGGATAGTGGAGATTCTGCTGTATTTCAAAGAAGAAATTTCTTTAACGATGTGTTTGTTTCATGCGTTTCAACCCACTGGCAAGAGTGAAAGAACCATTCGAGGGATTAATGATCCAACGAAGCTTCTGAGGCGTTTTACCTAAAATCAAATGGAGCTTCGCATCCGTCTGAAAGGCGTAATGCAACGTTACTAAAAAAGGACTGTCTCGAACGGCCTCCAGAACTTGTCTCTCCGTCTTCGTGTGCTCCGTCGTCTTCTTCTTTTGCACGATGGACGCTTTCTTCAGGACTTTCATGGCGTAAAGACGACCAGCGTCGGTGCCCGTTCTCTTTCGCACCAGGAACACCTTTCCGTAAGCTGCACAAAAATTTTCATGACTCGTGTACTCCAACTTTCATTCTACCACGTCCTCAAACAACGTTTATTACAAAATTCTCACGTAACATTGTTCTCCAATACCATACACAGAATAGTTTCGTTCTCCACGAAAGATAAGTAATGaatcttattttaaaaaataaaaaaattaagattgctttgaaatttgaaattttgagaACTATTGTGCAAGTATAATTCTCGTTGAAAGAGAAATAGTAAGACTTTCTTTCTTTACGTTTATTTCTTACGCCATACGTTTACAAGAGTGGTTGCTAATAACGCGAACACATTGTGTAATAAAAGTTATTTGAGTATCTGGCAGGTTTCATCGCTGATTTAATGACTTCAACAAAGTATTTCGTTCACGTACCTCCAGTTCCAAGGACTTTCAACAAATCAAAGTGCGTCATATCTACCCTCTGGCCCCCGCTGTCTTCCAGGTTTACTGCaacgaacaaaattattttcgattacagatTGTACGTAATCGTGAAAATATCGGATCAAGGTCAGAAATAAAAATCTAGCgaaattacattaaaatttaatttcagaCCAGTAAAAATCGACGATTGATAAAAGAGCACATATTTTTATCAACCAACGTCcaattttaaattaatcatATTTATCATATTCACGTTAATTGTGTTGAGAGCATAAATACTCGAAATTAGATTTTGTAACAGCACTGTGGCTGCACCATGTTTCTTatccattttgttttttattttccttCCTCCGCATCTTTATCGTTTCTCCGTTATTGTAACTGTGTGCAACAAGGACGTGAAATAAAAAAGATGAAATAAATACAACCGTTTCTCGCAAACATGATACAATAACAGTAATAGAGGTCAGGAGTCGAGAACAGAGTTCAAAGGAAGTACGGATCCTATGTTCTATCGTACGAATGGCTCTCGAAGTATCGGCCACTTTATCGAACGATGAAAAGTAGTGATCGTTTAATCGTTTCGTACTTGTGTTACTCTCGGAGGGCAAAAAGAACACGCTTGACGAGTACTTTCATCTGGACTCGGTTATCGAAATACTGTTAACTGAACTTTCTATTTGAATGCCTTCAGTCGGACTTTCGATCGTTCGGAACTTTCGTCCAACGTACTTTCGAATATCGGATTAACCTAGTCGATTAACAGGAAACGTTTACGTATTTCCTATTAATTAGAAAAATCAAGATGTCGCGAAAACTGTGAATGGTTTCCCGTCGCCACAGTGGAACGTTAATGCTACTCGTTGCATAATGTTGCGTTTATAAAACACCTATCGTTCGCAGTTGACCTTTTAATCATTCGTTGCGTGAATATTTTCATAAACATATTACAACGAAGCTTGTTATTCGAGTATTTTTGAGTTTACGTTCAGAAGTCCAGAGTTGAAAATACTAAATTCAAATGGTGGATTCGAGAATCGATATTCTACTTTGGAGATGGCGGTCGATCCAATATGGCGGTTGGAATATACGAAATCAATCGTATTTGCTTGAAAATTGCCGCTAGGGGGTTTTTGGGGTCGCTGAATACGAATTTGAAGTTGAAAATATGGACTTCAAAATGGCAGTATCTAGCCACGTACTTATAATAGTAGACAATCCTCTGGTGAATCTAAGTTATATTTGAAATAAGATAGGTTAGCTTTGAATTACCCTGTGCGAGGGagagctaggtctgtgttaaagtAAGTTGTTGAATTTAGATTATGCTTGCGAAGATTAACTTTGCACTAGGTGTGTGTGTTAGACCAAGATAGGTCtatgtaatttatttaaactGGGAGTGTCAGGAGATTAGACTAGGATAAGCTAGGTCTGTGTGAAAATAATGCAAGTCTGCAGTAAATGTCTTCTGAATCTAAGTTATGATTGAATTAAACAACAGGCGATGTCTAGGTTCTCTGTTAAGacgaattaaataattatttaccgAATCTAAGTAAAATTTGGATGTGAGTTGGACTAAAACAGTTGACAGTGTCTGAGCACCAGTTAGGTGAGGATAGATCTGGACAATCTAAGCTGGGTTTGTTAAAATGAGTGAAGTCTACAACAATTCCCTGCtgaatctgggttatgtctacgtAAGGATGGCTCTAGATTACGTGTGAGTTGAATTGAAGTAAATTTAGACAACGTTTAGCTTTAGTCAGTATTAAAATGATTTATATCTAAAACAGTGATTGTTGAATCTGGGTTATATCAGTATAATTAACTCTGAATTAGGTGTAATTTACGTTAGGATATGTTTAGGTCATGCCTAAGCTAACTCTGAAGTAGAATGGTTTGAATCTAGGGTAGACCTATGCTgtatctaggttagctctggcttGGCTAGGTTacatctggattaggtctaggatgtatcTAGGCCTATAAAAAATATGTAACTTAACCCAACTTACATTTCCAAACGGTCGTTTCACGCGTCTCTGTGCGTTTTTCTGTCGGATTTTTTGGcacattttaaacgtatacagagTTCCATCAAATCAAATCAAATCACTAAACCGAGTTTGTGTTAGATGGTCGATATTCATCAGTAGAGGccaaaaataactttttaacgaagcctccatcaacaaattggtattcttgattttcgtcttattttggcttc comes from the Colletes latitarsis isolate SP2378_abdomen chromosome 7, iyColLati1, whole genome shotgun sequence genome and includes:
- the LOC143343710 gene encoding ribosomal protein S6 kinase alpha-5 isoform X2; this encodes MENAMQPPLPPPPPPSEILGNTSTEQTVTHVLTFVNLEDSGGQRVDMTHFDLLKVLGTGAYGKVFLVRKRTGTDAGRLYAMKVLKKASIVQKKKTTEHTKTERQVLEAVRDSPFLVTLHYAFQTDAKLHLILDYVSGGELFTHLYQREHFTEDEVRIYIGEVILALEHLHKLGIIYRDIKLENILLDREGHIVLTDFGLSKEFLPHERDSNARAYSFCGTIEYMAPEVVRGGSAGHDIAVDWWSVGVLTYELLTGASPFTVEGEKNTQQDISRRILKTDPPIPSHLSPTVQDFILRLLVKDPRQRLGGGPDDARELKDHSFFRKASPPFNWQTLERRQIPPPFVPRIAHELDTSNFSDEFTKMIAADSPAVVPPNYDKIFRGYSYVAPSVLFGDNVVSKDIFKEATKASTESQRPSASDVLAARFEESTFFQTYELDPREEALGDGSFSVCRKCRHRKTQQEFAVKIVSRRIDCGREANLLRTCQGHPNVVKLVEVHQDRAHTYLVMELLSGGELLRRPRPFTEQQAGRIMRHLASAVRFMHSRGVVHRDLKPENIVFAHDGEDSSVKIVDFGFARVKRGCEPLHTPCFTLPYAAPEVVARQGYDQSCDLWSLGAILYSMLSGKPLFRTGSPDLATRIRAGEIDFDSEAWSHVSNLAKQVAKGLLTVDPTKRLTASGLANHAWLAESSTSIDVITLDVNTTASFLEKPEGFRLREVDGARLAQRRKLHKRSTSSSVSSSASTASSSPSVLLLRPPSAATNPATSASPAQPSAFDFGEDKVNEYLSSLSSSSDSNSPRITQQDTPKKRRKRDDDEDESQSKRHKRNADSGIHKSRIGPVTRSRKRKLEEQTGNGDGGSTESSETSCGDSRDLHRKQKAGKRPKRLATIIVE
- the LOC143343710 gene encoding ribosomal protein S6 kinase alpha-5 isoform X3 yields the protein MTHFDLLKVLGTGAYGKVFLVRKRTGTDAGRLYAMKVLKKASIVQKKKTTEHTKTERQVLEAVRDSPFLVTLHYAFQTDAKLHLILDYVSGGELFTHLYQREHFTEDEVRIYIGEVILALEHLHKLGIIYRDIKLENILLDREGHIVLTDFGLSKEFLPHERDSNARAYSFCGTIEYMAPEVVRGGSAGHDIAVDWWSVGVLTYELLTGASPFTVEGEKNTQQDISRRILKTDPPIPSHLSPTVQDFILRLLVKDPRQRLGGGPDDARELKDHSFFRKASPPFNWQTLERRQIPPPFVPRIAHELDTSNFSDEFTKMIAADSPAVVPPNYDKIFRGYSYVAPSVLFGDNVVSKDIFKEATKASTESQRPSASDVLAARFEESTFFQTYELDPREEALGDGSFSVCRKCRHRKTQQEFAVKIVSRRIDCGREANLLRTCQGHPNVVKLVEVHQDRAHTYLVMELLSGGELLRRPRPFTEQQAGRIMRHLASAVRFMHSRGVVHRDLKPENIVFAHDGEDSSVKIVDFGFARVKRGCEPLHTPCFTLPYAAPEVVARQGYDQSCDLWSLGAILYSMLSGKPLFRTGSPDLATRIRAGEIDFDSEAWSHVSNLAKQVAKGLLTVDPTKRLTASGLANHAWLAESSTSIDVITLDVNTTASFLEKPEGFRLREVDGARLAQRRKLHKRSTSSSVSSSASTASSSPSVLLLRPPSAATNPATSASPAQPSAFDFGEDKVNEYLSSLSSSSDSNSPRITQQDTPKKRRKRDDDEDESQSKRHKRNADSGIHKSRIGPVTRSRKRKLEEQTGNGDGGSTESSETSCGDSRDLHRKQKAGKRPKRLATIIVE
- the LOC143343710 gene encoding ribosomal protein S6 kinase alpha-5 isoform X1, which encodes MLKCCASPTTMKNPEHESGYFEDGSDVETAVEETIVTEERKYGSASYCLAKAIHSLDVRDSSEPVSDDYEDKFNRVNLEDSGGQRVDMTHFDLLKVLGTGAYGKVFLVRKRTGTDAGRLYAMKVLKKASIVQKKKTTEHTKTERQVLEAVRDSPFLVTLHYAFQTDAKLHLILDYVSGGELFTHLYQREHFTEDEVRIYIGEVILALEHLHKLGIIYRDIKLENILLDREGHIVLTDFGLSKEFLPHERDSNARAYSFCGTIEYMAPEVVRGGSAGHDIAVDWWSVGVLTYELLTGASPFTVEGEKNTQQDISRRILKTDPPIPSHLSPTVQDFILRLLVKDPRQRLGGGPDDARELKDHSFFRKASPPFNWQTLERRQIPPPFVPRIAHELDTSNFSDEFTKMIAADSPAVVPPNYDKIFRGYSYVAPSVLFGDNVVSKDIFKEATKASTESQRPSASDVLAARFEESTFFQTYELDPREEALGDGSFSVCRKCRHRKTQQEFAVKIVSRRIDCGREANLLRTCQGHPNVVKLVEVHQDRAHTYLVMELLSGGELLRRPRPFTEQQAGRIMRHLASAVRFMHSRGVVHRDLKPENIVFAHDGEDSSVKIVDFGFARVKRGCEPLHTPCFTLPYAAPEVVARQGYDQSCDLWSLGAILYSMLSGKPLFRTGSPDLATRIRAGEIDFDSEAWSHVSNLAKQVAKGLLTVDPTKRLTASGLANHAWLAESSTSIDVITLDVNTTASFLEKPEGFRLREVDGARLAQRRKLHKRSTSSSVSSSASTASSSPSVLLLRPPSAATNPATSASPAQPSAFDFGEDKVNEYLSSLSSSSDSNSPRITQQDTPKKRRKRDDDEDESQSKRHKRNADSGIHKSRIGPVTRSRKRKLEEQTGNGDGGSTESSETSCGDSRDLHRKQKAGKRPKRLATIIVE